From a single Syngnathus scovelli strain Florida chromosome 2, RoL_Ssco_1.2, whole genome shotgun sequence genomic region:
- the LOC125988862 gene encoding immunoglobulin-like and fibronectin type III domain-containing protein 1 isoform X2 produces MLKRAKGSGRKICFSLVHQYIQHFNEKAGNKSAAIRRRSKIPGVVITQYTVSIPEGKSYPDFKRKLNPVHVQEGNSAVFKALVVGEPKPEVTWKRGRGSILDKEKCQTKYDESTGEYILEIHDVMGEDADTYKCIAVNEYGKALCSAVLHVTDMLTDPSDFRKLLRKTNINILDEKQTEKTKERHERYSDTLQRDYKGLETKDMHLMHMKMEEKRQQALKCQNGLGGPMDQWTNEDSEKKNGLVSGGGCLKDSENFTIPQLDFVVKLQEAVTEEKDTALFECVLTRPQPKITWMSKGNVLEDGEKYQISVSDHQMIHRLLIQDCSDQDKGVYSAVVGTASCDAALDVEADLEAAGKKKTGGAGMDLEEVVKQQQIKNQKETERILEAVKAKHDAEELTRRKTEELTRRKTDTFRKDGEIISLTGSVKYSGDDVNHSENDVKFSGSDVRDANDINILKSTLVALSPSKQQVKVNGGFGTEKSEVTEKNDAGNKLEEEKEHETQESADTCDDEELKTFDELNKIETTVTPKKKKYESLLNEDSEAEEVIGLATQPRRKRIGPLIEDAVVDPGVQFIWGFADINAIIGETAELTCKLSKEDCEGVWFRDGEKIITDDTFIISKDGAIHKLLIVKCQEEHSGKYRFEADNRKTEAVVNVKDPPRFDPEDLSAFTKPLRIKVGHNAVFKLNFLGFEPIKIKWYREGEELHDDASSTRIDKSTNHSRLLLSRCQRRDSGEIKIKLKNEHGTTEAITQLIVLDKPTTPLGPAEMTLSSATCIEFKWRPPKDDGGSPVINYIMERQQIGRNTWKKVGEIPGVPFYRDTNVDRGRKYCYRIRALTSEGVSEVLETEDLQAGILAFPSAPAPPKVVSAFDDCINISWTAPSDTGGSQILGYIVEKRKKGSNLWNGVNASIEPIKEKKCAVKDVVAGLEYEFRVSAVNLSGPGEFSNPCDFVFARDPKKPPGKVIGLKVTETSYNHFVLTWTKPKDKPDIEDEAKGYFVEIRNAQCLEWSRNFTITTTYTVKGLRAMDMYWVRVIATNDGGEGQTEDLPNYVLAMPPLVRPKFTNKKMKTFVVVRAGNTVRVTINFEASPPPDITWLKDNGPVPKRVTVSNSDGASQMLIPLSERSDTGIYSILVKNLAGQETFSTEVRVTDDPKPPGPVEIEENVPGTVQVTWQPSPDEKLDDRLHYTISKLDSTKHTWTTVADRLFNNKFTVCNIMPGREYHFRVYAKNDMGVSAPSESLTWAVGRKKEKLSLILPNREERDLRCAPDFTVPLKLHAAPKGYECHMSCAVTGNPKPRITWYLNHVSLNTNTNYYISNTCGVCSMLILNVGPKDVGKYTVTAENALGRSECSTMLSVRE; encoded by the exons ATGTTGAAACGTGCAAAGGGCTCTGGGCGCAAAATCT GTTTCTCCCTCGTTCACCAGTATATTCAACATTTCAATGAGAAAGCTGGCAACAAATCAG CTGCAATCCGGAGAAGATCTAAAATTCCCGGTGTGGTCATCACACAATATACTGTGAGCATACCAGAGGGGAAAAGCTACCCGGATTTTAAGCGTAAACTAAACCCAGTACATGTCCAAGAAG GGAACTCAGCTGTTTTCAAGGCTTTGGTGGTAGGAGAGCCCAAACCTGAAGTGACATGGAAGAGAGGAAGAGGCAGCATTTTAGACAAGGAGAAATGTCAAACTAAATATGATGAATCAACAGGGGAGTACATATTGGAG ATTCATGATGTCATGGGTGAAGATGCAGACACATACAAATGCATTGCAGTGAATGAATATGGAAAAGCTCTTTGCTCAGCAGTTCTTCATGTAACAGATA tgttgactGACCcatcagatttcagaaaactgcTGAGAAAAACGAACATAAA TATTTTAGATGAAAAGCAGACAGAGAAAACCAAAGAAAGACACGAGCGATACAGCGACACTCTGCAGAGGGACTATAAGGGACTCGAGACAAAAGACATGCACTTGATGCACATGAAAATGGAGGAGAAGAGGCAGCAAGCGCTGAAATGTCAG AATGGGCTGGGTGGACCAATGGACCAATGGACCAATGAAGACTCCGAAAAGAAAAACGGACTTGTAAGTGGCGGTGGATGTCTAAAGGATTCTGAAAACTTCACAA TTCCCCAACTGGACTTTGTTGTCAAACTTCAAGAAGCAGTAACAGAAGAAAAAGACACTGCGTTGTTTGAATGTGTCCTGACCCGCCCGCAGCCTAAAATCACATGGATGAGCAAAGGCAATGTGCTGGAAGATGGTGAAAAATATCAGATCAGTGTGTCGGACCATCAAATGATCCACAGGTTGCTGATCCAAGACTGCTCAGACCAAGACAAGGGGGTCTACTCGGCCGTGGTTGGAACTGCCTCATGCGATGCTGCATTAGATGTGGAAG CTGACCTTGAGGCAGCAGGTAAGAAGAAAACTGGAGGAGCAGGGATGGACCTGGAGGAAGTGGTGAAGCAGCAGCAAATCAAAAACCAAAAAGAGACGGAGAGGATTTTGGAAGCAGTCAAAGCCAAACATGACGCAGAGGAACTGACACGGAGGAAGACAGAGGAACTGACACGGAGGAAGACAGACACCTTCAGAAAAGATGGAGAAATCATTTCCCTGACTGGGTCCGTCAAATACAGCGGGGATGACGTCAATCACAGCGAGAATGACGTCAAATTCAGCGGGAGTGATGTGCGTGATGCGAACGATATTAACATTCTCAAGTCAACGCTAGTTGCACTCTCACCATCTAAACAGCAGGTTAAGGTTAATG GTGGTTTTGGAACTGAAAAATCAGAGGTGACCGAGAAGAATGACGCAGGAAACAAGCTGGAAGAAGAAAAGGAGCACGAAACACAAG AATCCGCCGACACATGTGATGATGAGGAGTTAAAAACATTTGATGAGTTAAATAAAATTGAAACGACGGTCacaccaaaaaagaaaaaat ATGAAAGTTTATTGAATGAAGACAGCGAGGCTGAAGAAGTGATTGGCCTTGCCACACAACCGAGGCGTAAACGAATTGGCCCACTCATAGAAGACGCGGTCGTTG atccagGGGTTCAGTTCATTTGGGGATTTGCGGACATCAACGCCATCATCGGCGAGACTGCGGAGCTAACTTGTAAACTTAGCAAGGAAGACTGCGAGGGAGTCTGGTTCAGAGATGGTGAAAAG ATCATCACTGATGACACATTTATAATATCTAAAGATGGTGCAATTCATAAGTTGCTCATAGTGAAATGCCAGGAGGAACACTCTGGGAAATATCGTTTTGAGGCGGACAATCGTAAGACGGAGGCGGTAGTCAACGTTAAAG ATCCACCGAGGTTTGACCCCGAAGACCTCAGTGCGTTCACAAAGCCCTTGAGAATTAAAGTAGGGCATAATGCAGTCTTTAAACTAAATTTTCTCGGCTTCGAGCCCATTAAAATCAAATggtacagagagggagaggaGCTCCATGATGACGCCAGCAGCACCAGAATAGACaaatcaaccaatcacagcCGCCTGCTGCTGAGCAGATGCCAGAGGAGGGACTCAGgagaaatcaagatcaagctcaAAAATGAGCATGGCACCACCGAGGCAATAACACAGCTCATTGTGCTCG ACAAACCCACGACCCCGCTAGGTCCTGCAGAGATGACGCTTAGCTCAGCTACATGCATTGAATTCAAGTGGAGGCCTCCAAAGGATGACGGCGGATCGCCTGTGATAAATTACATCATGGAGCGACAGCAGATTGGGAGAAACACTTGGAAGAAAGTGGGAGAGATTCCGGGCGTGCCTTTCTACCGCGACACAAACGTGGACCGTGGACGCAAGTACTGCTACAGAATCCGAGCTTTGACCTCAGAGGGGGTGAGTGAAGTGTTGGAGACCGAAGACCTGCAAGCTGGCATACTGG CTTTCCCTAGTGCCCctgcacctccaaaggtggtcagTGCCTTTGATGACTGCATCAACATTTCTTGGACGGCACCAAGTGATACAGGAGGCTCGCAAATTCTCGGCTACATTGTGGAAAAACGCAAAAAAGGAAGCAATCTTTGGAATGGGGTCAATGCTTCAATTGAGCCAATAAAAG AGAAGAAATGTGCAGTGAAGGATGTTGTCGCTGGTTTGGAATATGAATTCAGGGTTTCGGCTGTGAACCTTTCGGGACCTGGGGAATTTAGCAACCCGTGCGACTTTGTTTTTGCACGGGATCCCAAAA AGCCCCCCGGAAAAGTTATCGGCTTAAAAGTGACAGAAACATCTTACAACCACTTTGTCTTGACCTGGACCAAACCGAAGGACAAACCCGACATAGAGGACGAAGCTAAAGGCTATTTTGTCGAGATAAGGAATGCGCAGTGCCTGGAATGGTCACGAAActtcaccatcaccaccacctacACTGTAAAAGGCCTGAGGGCAATGGATATGTACTGGGTCAGAGTCATTGCGACCAATGACGGAGGAGAGGGACAAACTGAGGATCTGCCCAACTATGTCCTCGCGATGCCGCCTCTTG TGAGACCAAAGTTCACAAATAAAAAGATGAAAACATTCGTTGTGGTGAGGGCAGGAAACACAGTCAGGGTGACCATCAACTTTGAG GCTTCGCCACCACCGGACATCACGTGGCTCAAGGACAACGGGCCTGTGCCAAAGCGAGTCACAGTGAGTAACTCGGATGGCGCTTCACAGATGTTGATCCCGTTGTCAGAACGCTCCGATACGGGCATCTACTCCATTTTGGTGAAAAATTTGGCAGGACAGGAGACCTTCAGTACAGAAGTTAGGGTGACAG ATGATCCTAAGCCTCCAGGACCGGTGGAAATAGAGGAAAATGTGCCTGGTACAGTACAAGTGACTTGGCAACCTTCTCCTGATGAGAAGCTTGATGACCGGCTGCATTACACCATTTCTAAACTGGACTCCACCAAACACACTTGGACCACAGTGGCCGACAGACTTTTCAATAACAAGTTCACTGTATGCAATATCATGCCCGGAAGAGAATACCATTTTCGGGTCTATGCCAAGAACGACATGGGTGTGTCGGCGCCTTCTGAGTCACTCACCTGGGCcgtggggagaaaaaaag AAAAGCTTTCGCTGATCTTACCAAACAGAGAAGAACGCGACCTGCGATGCGCTCCGGACTTCACCGTACCACTGAAGCTGCATGCGGCACCAAAAGGTTACGAATGCCATATGAGCTGCGCTGTGACGGGAAACCCCAAACCTCGAATCACGTGGTACCTAAATCACGTCAGCCTCAACACAAACACCAACTATTACATCTCAAATACCTGTGGAGTTTGTTCCATGTTGATCCTAAACGTCGGTCCTAAAGATGTGGGGAAGTACACTGTCACAGCGGAGAACGCCCTGGGCCGATCTGAATGTTCCACCATGCTCAGTGTCCGAG AGTGA
- the LOC125988862 gene encoding immunoglobulin-like and fibronectin type III domain-containing protein 1 isoform X1 — MLKRAKGSGRKICFSLVHQYIQHFNEKAGNKSAAIRRRSKIPGVVITQYTVSIPEGKSYPDFKRKLNPVHVQEGNSAVFKALVVGEPKPEVTWKRGRGSILDKEKCQTKYDESTGEYILEIHDVMGEDADTYKCIAVNEYGKALCSAVLHVTDMLTDPSDFRKLLRKTNINILDEKQTEKTKERHERYSDTLQRDYKGLETKDMHLMHMKMEEKRQQALKCQNGLGGPMDQWTNEDSEKKNGLVSGGGCLKDSENFTIPQLDFVVKLQEAVTEEKDTALFECVLTRPQPKITWMSKGNVLEDGEKYQISVSDHQMIHRLLIQDCSDQDKGVYSAVVGTASCDAALDVEADLEAAGKKKTGGAGMDLEEVVKQQQIKNQKETERILEAVKAKHDAEELTRRKTEELTRRKTDTFRKDGEIISLTGSVKYSGDDVNHSENDVKFSGSDVRDANDINILKSTLVALSPSKQQVKVNGGFGTEKSEVTEKNDAGNKLEEEKEHETQESADTCDDEELKTFDELNKIETTVTPKKKKYESLLNEDSEAEEVIGLATQPRRKRIGPLIEDAVVDPGVQFIWGFADINAIIGETAELTCKLSKEDCEGVWFRDGEKIITDDTFIISKDGAIHKLLIVKCQEEHSGKYRFEADNRKTEAVVNVKDPPRFDPEDLSAFTKPLRIKVGHNAVFKLNFLGFEPIKIKWYREGEELHDDASSTRIDKSTNHSRLLLSRCQRRDSGEIKIKLKNEHGTTEAITQLIVLDKPTTPLGPAEMTLSSATCIEFKWRPPKDDGGSPVINYIMERQQIGRNTWKKVGEIPGVPFYRDTNVDRGRKYCYRIRALTSEGVSEVLETEDLQAGILAFPSAPAPPKVVSAFDDCINISWTAPSDTGGSQILGYIVEKRKKGSNLWNGVNASIEPIKEKKCAVKDVVAGLEYEFRVSAVNLSGPGEFSNPCDFVFARDPKKPPGKVIGLKVTETSYNHFVLTWTKPKDKPDIEDEAKGYFVEIRNAQCLEWSRNFTITTTYTVKGLRAMDMYWVRVIATNDGGEGQTEDLPNYVLAMPPLVRPKFTNKKMKTFVVVRAGNTVRVTINFEASPPPDITWLKDNGPVPKRVTVSNSDGASQMLIPLSERSDTGIYSILVKNLAGQETFSTEVRVTDDPKPPGPVEIEENVPGTVQVTWQPSPDEKLDDRLHYTISKLDSTKHTWTTVADRLFNNKFTVCNIMPGREYHFRVYAKNDMGVSAPSESLTWAVGRKKEKLSLILPNREERDLRCAPDFTVPLKLHAAPKGYECHMSCAVTGNPKPRITWYLNHVSLNTNTNYYISNTCGVCSMLILNVGPKDVGKYTVTAENALGRSECSTMLSVRGKGCAWGHNYANCILSLKFKKLLLQSEIFLWGSKQLRPLFDSGFFAFGKCHAQKV; from the exons ATGTTGAAACGTGCAAAGGGCTCTGGGCGCAAAATCT GTTTCTCCCTCGTTCACCAGTATATTCAACATTTCAATGAGAAAGCTGGCAACAAATCAG CTGCAATCCGGAGAAGATCTAAAATTCCCGGTGTGGTCATCACACAATATACTGTGAGCATACCAGAGGGGAAAAGCTACCCGGATTTTAAGCGTAAACTAAACCCAGTACATGTCCAAGAAG GGAACTCAGCTGTTTTCAAGGCTTTGGTGGTAGGAGAGCCCAAACCTGAAGTGACATGGAAGAGAGGAAGAGGCAGCATTTTAGACAAGGAGAAATGTCAAACTAAATATGATGAATCAACAGGGGAGTACATATTGGAG ATTCATGATGTCATGGGTGAAGATGCAGACACATACAAATGCATTGCAGTGAATGAATATGGAAAAGCTCTTTGCTCAGCAGTTCTTCATGTAACAGATA tgttgactGACCcatcagatttcagaaaactgcTGAGAAAAACGAACATAAA TATTTTAGATGAAAAGCAGACAGAGAAAACCAAAGAAAGACACGAGCGATACAGCGACACTCTGCAGAGGGACTATAAGGGACTCGAGACAAAAGACATGCACTTGATGCACATGAAAATGGAGGAGAAGAGGCAGCAAGCGCTGAAATGTCAG AATGGGCTGGGTGGACCAATGGACCAATGGACCAATGAAGACTCCGAAAAGAAAAACGGACTTGTAAGTGGCGGTGGATGTCTAAAGGATTCTGAAAACTTCACAA TTCCCCAACTGGACTTTGTTGTCAAACTTCAAGAAGCAGTAACAGAAGAAAAAGACACTGCGTTGTTTGAATGTGTCCTGACCCGCCCGCAGCCTAAAATCACATGGATGAGCAAAGGCAATGTGCTGGAAGATGGTGAAAAATATCAGATCAGTGTGTCGGACCATCAAATGATCCACAGGTTGCTGATCCAAGACTGCTCAGACCAAGACAAGGGGGTCTACTCGGCCGTGGTTGGAACTGCCTCATGCGATGCTGCATTAGATGTGGAAG CTGACCTTGAGGCAGCAGGTAAGAAGAAAACTGGAGGAGCAGGGATGGACCTGGAGGAAGTGGTGAAGCAGCAGCAAATCAAAAACCAAAAAGAGACGGAGAGGATTTTGGAAGCAGTCAAAGCCAAACATGACGCAGAGGAACTGACACGGAGGAAGACAGAGGAACTGACACGGAGGAAGACAGACACCTTCAGAAAAGATGGAGAAATCATTTCCCTGACTGGGTCCGTCAAATACAGCGGGGATGACGTCAATCACAGCGAGAATGACGTCAAATTCAGCGGGAGTGATGTGCGTGATGCGAACGATATTAACATTCTCAAGTCAACGCTAGTTGCACTCTCACCATCTAAACAGCAGGTTAAGGTTAATG GTGGTTTTGGAACTGAAAAATCAGAGGTGACCGAGAAGAATGACGCAGGAAACAAGCTGGAAGAAGAAAAGGAGCACGAAACACAAG AATCCGCCGACACATGTGATGATGAGGAGTTAAAAACATTTGATGAGTTAAATAAAATTGAAACGACGGTCacaccaaaaaagaaaaaat ATGAAAGTTTATTGAATGAAGACAGCGAGGCTGAAGAAGTGATTGGCCTTGCCACACAACCGAGGCGTAAACGAATTGGCCCACTCATAGAAGACGCGGTCGTTG atccagGGGTTCAGTTCATTTGGGGATTTGCGGACATCAACGCCATCATCGGCGAGACTGCGGAGCTAACTTGTAAACTTAGCAAGGAAGACTGCGAGGGAGTCTGGTTCAGAGATGGTGAAAAG ATCATCACTGATGACACATTTATAATATCTAAAGATGGTGCAATTCATAAGTTGCTCATAGTGAAATGCCAGGAGGAACACTCTGGGAAATATCGTTTTGAGGCGGACAATCGTAAGACGGAGGCGGTAGTCAACGTTAAAG ATCCACCGAGGTTTGACCCCGAAGACCTCAGTGCGTTCACAAAGCCCTTGAGAATTAAAGTAGGGCATAATGCAGTCTTTAAACTAAATTTTCTCGGCTTCGAGCCCATTAAAATCAAATggtacagagagggagaggaGCTCCATGATGACGCCAGCAGCACCAGAATAGACaaatcaaccaatcacagcCGCCTGCTGCTGAGCAGATGCCAGAGGAGGGACTCAGgagaaatcaagatcaagctcaAAAATGAGCATGGCACCACCGAGGCAATAACACAGCTCATTGTGCTCG ACAAACCCACGACCCCGCTAGGTCCTGCAGAGATGACGCTTAGCTCAGCTACATGCATTGAATTCAAGTGGAGGCCTCCAAAGGATGACGGCGGATCGCCTGTGATAAATTACATCATGGAGCGACAGCAGATTGGGAGAAACACTTGGAAGAAAGTGGGAGAGATTCCGGGCGTGCCTTTCTACCGCGACACAAACGTGGACCGTGGACGCAAGTACTGCTACAGAATCCGAGCTTTGACCTCAGAGGGGGTGAGTGAAGTGTTGGAGACCGAAGACCTGCAAGCTGGCATACTGG CTTTCCCTAGTGCCCctgcacctccaaaggtggtcagTGCCTTTGATGACTGCATCAACATTTCTTGGACGGCACCAAGTGATACAGGAGGCTCGCAAATTCTCGGCTACATTGTGGAAAAACGCAAAAAAGGAAGCAATCTTTGGAATGGGGTCAATGCTTCAATTGAGCCAATAAAAG AGAAGAAATGTGCAGTGAAGGATGTTGTCGCTGGTTTGGAATATGAATTCAGGGTTTCGGCTGTGAACCTTTCGGGACCTGGGGAATTTAGCAACCCGTGCGACTTTGTTTTTGCACGGGATCCCAAAA AGCCCCCCGGAAAAGTTATCGGCTTAAAAGTGACAGAAACATCTTACAACCACTTTGTCTTGACCTGGACCAAACCGAAGGACAAACCCGACATAGAGGACGAAGCTAAAGGCTATTTTGTCGAGATAAGGAATGCGCAGTGCCTGGAATGGTCACGAAActtcaccatcaccaccacctacACTGTAAAAGGCCTGAGGGCAATGGATATGTACTGGGTCAGAGTCATTGCGACCAATGACGGAGGAGAGGGACAAACTGAGGATCTGCCCAACTATGTCCTCGCGATGCCGCCTCTTG TGAGACCAAAGTTCACAAATAAAAAGATGAAAACATTCGTTGTGGTGAGGGCAGGAAACACAGTCAGGGTGACCATCAACTTTGAG GCTTCGCCACCACCGGACATCACGTGGCTCAAGGACAACGGGCCTGTGCCAAAGCGAGTCACAGTGAGTAACTCGGATGGCGCTTCACAGATGTTGATCCCGTTGTCAGAACGCTCCGATACGGGCATCTACTCCATTTTGGTGAAAAATTTGGCAGGACAGGAGACCTTCAGTACAGAAGTTAGGGTGACAG ATGATCCTAAGCCTCCAGGACCGGTGGAAATAGAGGAAAATGTGCCTGGTACAGTACAAGTGACTTGGCAACCTTCTCCTGATGAGAAGCTTGATGACCGGCTGCATTACACCATTTCTAAACTGGACTCCACCAAACACACTTGGACCACAGTGGCCGACAGACTTTTCAATAACAAGTTCACTGTATGCAATATCATGCCCGGAAGAGAATACCATTTTCGGGTCTATGCCAAGAACGACATGGGTGTGTCGGCGCCTTCTGAGTCACTCACCTGGGCcgtggggagaaaaaaag AAAAGCTTTCGCTGATCTTACCAAACAGAGAAGAACGCGACCTGCGATGCGCTCCGGACTTCACCGTACCACTGAAGCTGCATGCGGCACCAAAAGGTTACGAATGCCATATGAGCTGCGCTGTGACGGGAAACCCCAAACCTCGAATCACGTGGTACCTAAATCACGTCAGCCTCAACACAAACACCAACTATTACATCTCAAATACCTGTGGAGTTTGTTCCATGTTGATCCTAAACGTCGGTCCTAAAGATGTGGGGAAGTACACTGTCACAGCGGAGAACGCCCTGGGCCGATCTGAATGTTCCACCATGCTCAGTGTCCGAGGTAAGGGctgcgcttggggacataattatGCAAATTGCATTTTATCATTGAAGTTTAAAAAGCTGCTTCTTCAAAGTGAAATTTTCCTGTGGGGCTCAAAGCAGCTCCGCCCCTTATTCGACAGTGGCTTCTTTGCATTTGGCAAATGTCATGCACAAAAAGTGTAA
- the LOC125988989 gene encoding protein snail homolog Sna-like, whose translation MPRSFLVKKYFSSRKPCHWESLLDSQTAVVPESFPRAALPNQNHSSDLTCYPSVPFTPLPAPLSPIAPASLPPSPLGPLDLSSSPFSSSGEEDEDNGRSSDPPSPDVLQGVFHCMYCSNTYSDLTALSCHQTSHLRVPPLAAEASASRPAFHCKHCPKEYTSLGALKMHIRSHTLPCVCTTCGKAFSRPWLLRGHIRTHTGERPFACQHCNRAFADRSNLRAHLQTHSEVKKYQCGSCSRTFSRMSLLHKHNASRCGNLAS comes from the exons ATGCCCCGGTCATTCCTTGTCAAGAAGTATTTTTCAAGCAGGAAACCATGCCACTGGGAAAGCCTGCTGGACAGCCAAACTG CTGTTGTCCCAGAAAGCTTCCCACGGGCTGCCCTTCCAAATCAGAACCACAGCTCTGACCTCACCTGCTACCCCTCAGTTCCATTCACGCCACTGCCAGCTCCCCTTTCCCCGATCGCCCCGGCATCCCTCCCTCCGTCACCGCTCGGGCCCCTTGACCTCAGCAGCTCCCCGTTTAGCAGCAGCGGCGAGGAAGACGAAGACAATGGCCGTTCTTCGGATCCCCCCAGCCCGGATGTCCTCCAAGGCGTCTTCCACTGCATGTACTGCAGTAATACCTACAGCGACCTCACGGCACTGTCCTGCCACCAGACGTCCCACCTGCGCGTCCCACCgctggccgccgaggcgtctgcgtcccggccggccttcCATTGCAAACACTGCCCCAAGGAGTACACCAGCCTGGGCGCTCTGAAGATGCACATCCGCTCACACACGTTGCCGTGCGTGTGCACTACTTGCGGCAAGGCCTTCTCCCGACCGTGGCTGCTGAGGGGACACATCCGCACGCACACAG GTGAGCGCCCGTTTGCTTGTCAACACTGTAACCGGGCCTTTGCCGACCGCTCCAACCTCCGGGCGCACCTGCAGACGCACTCTGAAGTGAAGAAGTACCAGTGTGGCTCCTGCTCTCGCACCTTCAGCCGCATGTCTCTGCTGCACAAACACAACGCCTCCCGATGCGGCAACCTGGCCTCATAG